The genome window TGATGATTTCGGGACATGGAGATCTAGATACTGCGGTACATACCATGCGATTAGGTGCTTTTGATTATATCTCTAAACCGCCCGACTTAAATAGACTTTTAAATACCGTACGCAATGCTCTTGACAAGAAAAGTCTTGTTGTAGAAAACAAGCGCCTTAAGAAAAAGGTGAGCAAGAATTACGAAATGATAGGCGATAGTGAGTTGATCCTGATCATTAAAAATATCATAGAAAAAGTTGCTCCTACAGACGCTAGAGTTCTTATTACTGGTGCAAACGGAACAGGGAAAGAACTTGTGGCGCATTGGTTACATGAAAAAAGTGATCGCTCTAACGGCCCTTTTATAGAAGTGAATTGTGCCGCTATACCTAGTGAGTTGATAGAGAGCGAACTCTTTGGCCATGTAAAAGGAAGTTTTACTGGCGCTAATAAAGATCGCGCAGGAAAATTTGAAGCTGCAAATGGCGGTACGATTTTCCTTGATGAAATAGGTGATATGAGCGCAAAAGCCCAAGCTAAAGTTCTTAGAGCACTACAAGAAAATAAAATACAACGTGTAGGAAGTGATAGAGATATTAAAGTGGATGTTAGAATTCTAGCAGCGACTAACAAAAATTTAAAACAAGAAATTGAAGACAAAAAGTTTAGAGAAGATCTATACCACAGACTTGCTGTTATTCTAATTAATGTTCCTACGCTCAACGATAGAAGAGATGATATACCTCTTTTAATCAATCATTTTGCAGCAAAAATCGCAAAAGAACAAGGGAATTCAACCAAGAAATTTGAAGATAAAGCATTCAAATTGCTAAAAGAATATGACTGGACAGGAAACATACGCGAGTTGCGCAATGTTGTAGAACGTTTGATTATTTTAGGAGGTAGTCAAATCAGTGAAAAAGATGTAAAACTTTTTGCTAGTAAATAAATAGTCTATGACATCAGATGATTATAAAGCAACAGAGCAGCTTCAACTTTCAAAGCTAGCCACACTCTTAAAAAAATCTCCTTCAAAAAAAAAGGCTGAAAAGGAACTCGATAAAGTAAGAAGAGATCTGGCTCATTTTCAAGCGAGGTTGTATGCACATGACCGTCATGCCATTTTGGTTTGTTTTCAAGGAATGGATACCTCAGGTAAAGACAGTCTGATACGCGAGGTATTTAAAGACTTTAATGTAAGAGGTGTTGTACAGCACAGTTTTAAAGTGCCTACAAATATCGAATTATCACAAGGTTATTTATGGAGGCATTATATCGCATTACCGTCTAAGGGTCATTTTGGTATTTTTAACCGGACACATTACGAGAATGTGCTGGTTACCAGAGTCCATCCAGATTACTTAATGGCTGAAAATCTTCCAGGATTTGATAGCCCCGAAAAGGCGACAGAAGACTTTTGGCAAATGCGTTACCAACAGATCAATAACTTTGAGAAAGAGCTTGTTGAAAACGGAACTTTTATTTTTAAATTTTTTCTCCATCTCAGTAAAGAAGAGCAAAAAAGCAGGCTGTTAAGAAGGTTAAATACGCCAGAGAAGAATTGGAAATTCTCAAAAGATGATCTTAAGGAGCGTAAATTATGGGAAAACTATATGCATTGCTATGAACAAGCTATACGCCACACAAATACAGATATCGCTCCATGGCATATCATCCCAGCCGACGATAAGCCTGTGGCAAGACTTTTAGTAGCAAAAATACTTTTGGAGACCTTGTCCCAGTTTAAGGAAATACAAGCACCTCAATTAAATGATGAAGTATCTGGAAATATTAATGAATACATAAAAGCTTTAGAAAATGAATAAAATATACATCATAGGATTACTTGTTTTAATAGGTTCCGCTTTCGCGAAAGCGCAAGTCCTACCAACATCAAAGTCAGATTCACTTATGCTGAGAAGCATTTATGACTTCAACCTTACAGAATCTAAAAGTTATGAGTGGCTCGATTATTTATCTAACACCATAGGAGGAAGGTTATCGGGATCCCTACAAGCCGAACGAGCAGTAACTTATACCGAAAAGGAAATCAAAAAATTTACTAATAGAACAGAATTGCAGTCGGTACTAGTTCCTAAATGGACAAGAGGTACACCAGAATTTGCCTATATACAACTGAATGATCTATCTACTATCAACGTTAATGTATGCGCTTTGGGGGGTTCCATCCCAACTAGAGAAGCTGGGATAAAAGCCCCAGTAATAGAGGTTACTTCTTTACAAGAGCTTTCTGAGTTAGGAAGAGAACAGGTAGAAGGTAAAATTGTTTTTTACAACCGGCCTATGGATCCTAAAAAGATTCAAACTTTTGAGGCTTATGGAGGTTGTGTGGATCAACGATACAGCGGTGCAGAAGAAGCAGGTAAATACGGTGCTGTTGCAGTAATAGTGAGATCTATGAATCTAAGACTAGACGATTATCCCCATACGGGCGCAATGAGCTATGGGGACTCCGACGTTGAGAATTATATTCCGGCAGCTGCGATCAGTACAAATGATGCAGAAAAGTTGCACACTTACCTAGCACTAGATAAGAATGTACAGTTTTATCTAAAACAAGACTGTACCGTATGGGGAGATGTAGAAAGCCATAACGTGATAGGCGAAATTAAAGGAAGTACCTATCCTAACGAAGTGATCATCGTAGGAGGTCATTTAGATTCATGGGATTTAGGTGACGGTAGTCATGATGACGGTGCTGGAGTGGTGCAGTCCATGCAAGTATTGCACACCTTGAAAGCATTAGGTTATAAACCACTACGTACGATACGAGTAGTTCTTTTTATGAATGAAGAAAATGGATTAAAGGGCGCCCGAGAATATGCAAAACAAGCGGCACTTAAAAATGAGAATCATATTTTTGCTTTGGAAAGCGACTCTGGAGGTTTTACGCCTAGAGGTTTCAGTTTTGACACTAGTGAGGATCAAATGAAAGTTATAGAATCTTGGAAGCCCTTATTCAAACCTTACTTGATACATTATTTCGAGCAGGGCGGCAGTGGAGCAGATGTAGGCCCATTAAAAGCCTCCGGTACAACCTTAGCAGGCTTACGACCAGACTCTCAAAGATATTTTGATTTTCATCATGCAGCAAACGATACTTTCGATGCTGTTAATAAGCGGGAGTTAGAATTAGGTGCTGCAACAATGACCAGTTTGATCTATCTTTTTGATCAATATGGAATAGTTAATAAAAGGATGGATTAGAGCATATCTCTATTGCACATTCTATCTACTTTTACGCCTTTTGAGAAATCACTATGGCATTAAAAGATTACACTAAAGAATTTCCTAAAAACCTCCATATAGCGGTGCCTTTAATGGTAGGTCAAATTGCCCATTTATTAGTTGCATTAGCAGATAATATAATGGTAGGGAAGTTGGGTGCAGCACAGCTAGCTGCAGTATCACTAGGGAATACTTTGATTTTTATAGCCCTTTCTGTAGGAATAGGGTTTTCATTTGCTATAACACCTCTGGTGGCTGAGGCAGATGCTCAAGGAGATTCAGACAGAGTAACCTCTATTTTTCATTTAGGGTTTTTAATGTCGTTTATCATGGGTGTTTTGTTAATGCTTTTGATGTTCCTAAGTGAGCCCATACTTTACATGCTCGATCAACCTAAAGAGGTTGTTGATTTAGCTATTCCTTATATGAGGTGGGTAGCATTTTCCTTAATACCTTTAATGATGTTTCAGGCGGTGAAACAGTTTATAGACGGTCTTTCTAAAACTACCTATTCCATGATCGCTTCTATAGTAGCAAACATTATTAATGTATTGTTGAATTATGTTTTTATCTATGGGAAATTTGGATTTCCGAGATTAGAAGTAGAAGGGGCTGCTATTGGAACATTTGTGGCAAGGATATTAATGTTTTTAATCCTAACTGTTTTGCTTTTTTTCAACAAACAGTTTAAGAGTTATTTTTTCTTATTAAAGAATTATTCTTTTGGGGTAATAAATAAATTATTTCATCTGGGTCTTCCTACAGCGCTTCAAATGTTGTTTGAGGTTTCGCTATTTACGGCTGCCATTTTCTTATCTGGTACACTAGGCACCAATAGTCAAGCAGCAAATCAAATTGCGTTAAACTTATCTGCTTTGACATTTATGGTAGGAGTAGGCTTAGGGGTAACAGCTACTATTAGAGTAGGTAATCAAAAGGGACTTGGTCATATCTCAGACTTAAAGAGAATTGCAAAATCTCTATTTTTATTGACCTTGATGTTCGAATTAGTTTTTGCTTTTTGCTTTTTACTTTTTAGAAACCAATTACCTCTTATATATATAGATAATATAGATGTGGTTGAGTTAGCATCGAAGATTTTAATAATTGCAGCTTTCTTTCAGTTAAGTGATGGTTTTCAAGTGGTTTTATTAGGAGCTTTACGAGGCTTCCAAGATGTCTGGATCCCAACCCTTATTTGTTTTATAGCATATTGGATAGTTGGATTTCCATTTTCATTTATTTTGAGCAGCTATTATGACTTTGGAGTTCAAGGCATATGGATGGGATTATTAATCGCTTTATCACTTTCGGCTGTTTTGATGTTTTTGAGGTACAGGTATTTATTGAGACGTTTTGATGCAGCTGCGGGTAAGAAGATCACTTAGGTAAGGTTTACAAGGGTATTGGAATAAGATATCAAATCATTTCAAATAGTAGTTTACTGTAAATGAGGTGTTTGTTTTTCATTTCAAATTATTTTCATTTTTTCTCATTAAAAAGTTTGGTTTGTAACAGATAGTGTCTGTATATTTGCACCCGCTAAGGAAAACAGGTATATGTTTAACGAGGCAAATGTTCTTCAAAAAGGCTAAAAGATCAACAATAAAATCGTGAAGATTTATGGTAAGATTTTAGTTTTAGATTTTGAAGATGTTCATTGAGATATTGATTGACAGCACAAATTAGAGTTATCACTTTAGGGTGGTAATTATAGTTATATAATAAATTTAGATAAGCACAATGCTAATTAAGTAGTTTCAAAAAAGCATCATATATTAAATGATCTTTAAAAAGATTCGACGATGAAGAGTTTGATCCTGGCTCAGGATGAACGCTAGCGGCAGGCTTAACACATGCAAGTCGAGGGGCAGCATATCTAGCTTGCTAGATGATGGCGACCGGCGCACGGGTGCGTAACGCGTATACAATCTACCTATTACTGAGGGATAGCCCGAAGAAATTTGGATTAACACCTCATAGTATTATTGAATCGCATGATTTAGTAATTAAAGGTTACGGTAATAGATGAGTATGCGTCCTATTAGCTAGATGGTGAGGTAAAGGCTCACCATGGCTACGATAGGTAGGGGTCCTGAGAGGGAGATCCCCCACACTGGTACTGAGACACGGACCAGACTCCTACGGGAGGCAGCAGTGAGGAATATTGGACAATGGGCGCAAGCCTGATCCAGCCATGCCGCGTGTAGGAAGACGGCCCTATGGGTTGTAAACTACTTTTGTACGGGAAGAAACCTCTCTACGTGTAGAGAGTTGACGGTACCGTAAGAATAAGCACCGGCTAACTCCGTGCCAGCAGCCGCGGTAATACGGAGGGTGCAAGCGTTATCCGGAATCATTGGGTTTAAAGGGTCCGTAGGCGGGCTAATAAGTCAGTGGTGAAATGCAGGGGCTTAACTCCGGCACTGCCATTGATACTGTTAGTCTTGAATTATTGTGAAGTGGTTAGAATATGTAGTGTAGCGGTGAAATGCTTAGATATTACATAGAATACCGATTGCGAAGGCAGATCACTAACAATATATTGACGCTGATGGACGAAAGCGTGGGTAGCGAACAGGATTAGATACCCTGGTAGTCCACGCCGTAAACGATGGTTACTAGCTGTTCGGTACGATTGAGTACTGAGTGGCCAAGCGAAAGTGATAAGTAACCCACCTGGGGAGTACGTTCGCAAGAATGAAACTCAAAGGAATTGACGGGGGCCCGCACAAGCGGTGGAGCATGTGGTTTAATTCGATGATACGCGAGGAACCTTACCAGGGCTTAAATGCAGATTGACAGGTTTAGAAATAGACTTTTCTTCGGACAATTTGCAAGGTGCTGCATGGTTGTCGTCAGCTCGTGCCGTGAGGTGTCAGGTTAAGTCCTATAACGAGCGCAACCCCTGTTGCTAGTTGCCAGCGAGTCATGTCGGGGACTCTAGTGAGACTGCCAGTGCAAACTGTGAGGAAGGTGGGGATGACGTCAAATCATCACGGCCCTTACGTCCTGGGCCACACACGTGCTACAATGGTAGGGACAGAGAGCAGCCACTTCGTGAGAAGGAGCGAATCTTCAAACCCTATCTCAGTTCGGATCGTAGTCTGCAACTCGACTACGTGAAGCTGGAATCGCTAGTAATCGCATATCAGCCATGATGCGGTGAATACGTTCCCGGGCCTTGTACACACCGCCCGTCAAGCCATGGAAGCTGGGGGTGCCTGAAGTCGGTGACCGCAAGGAGCTGCCTAGGGTAAAACCGGTAACTAGGGCTAAGTCGTAACAAGGTAGCCGTACCGGAAGGTGCGGCTGGAACACCTCCTTTCTGGAGTTTCTGAAATAATGAAACTACAAGAGTGATGTAATAATGAGTTACTTAATTAGTGTGTTTATTTATTTTATATTAGAATTGTCAATTAAGAGAAGCCGCGAGGTTTTGTTCAATGATTTAGAGTCTCATAGCTCAGCTGGTTAGAGCGCTACACTGATAATGTAGAGGTCGGCAGTTCGAGTCTGCCTGAGACTACTTTTTATGTGGTTTTGCCACATTTGTTCATTTAAAATAATAAGGAAACTTTAGATGTTGAGGATTATATTCCATATTCATAATTTTGAATTTATTTTCTAAATTTCTGAAATGGGGGATTAGCTCAGCTGGCTAGAGCGCCTGCCTTGCACGCAGGAGGTCATCGGTTCGACTCCGATATTCTCCACTGGTGTATTTAATACACAAACGTTCATTGACATATTGAAAAGATTAAACGAGTAACGTAGATTAATTTCTACATTATAATAGTAAAATAAAATAGGTTTTTACTCCATATCGTTGTGGAGTAAAATTGAATATCATAAGCAAATTAAGGGCGTATGGGGAATGCCTTGGCTCTCAGAGGCGATGAAGGACGTGATAAGCTGCGATAAGTTGCGGGGATCAGCACATGTGAATTGATCCGCAAATTTCCGAATGGGGCAACCCGGTATATTGAAGATATATCACCCGCAAGGGAGCAAACCTGGTGAACTGAAACATCTAAGTAGCCAGAGGAAGAGAAAACAATAGTGATTCCGCTAGTAGTGGCGAGCGAACGCGGAATAGCCCAAACCAATAATGTTACGGCATTGTTGGGGTTGTAGGACCGTAATATTTGATGTGCAATGAATAGGAATCTTTTGGAAAAAAGAACCAAAGAGGGTGATAGTCCTGTACTGGTAAGTTGCATTATTGATAACGGTATCCTGAGTAGTGCGGGGCACGTGAAACCCTGTATGAATCAAGCGGGACCATCCGCTAAGGCTAAATACTCCTGAGAGACCGATAGTGAACTAGTACCGTGAGGGAAAGGTGAAAAGAACCCTGAATAAGGGAGTGAAATAGATCCTGAAACCATACGCTTACAAGCGGTCGGAGCCCATTAATTGGGTGACGGCGTGCCTTTTGCATAATGAGCCTACGAGTTACCGTTGTTAGCAAGGTTAAGGATTTCAGATCCGCAGCCGTAGCGAAAGCGAGTCTGAATAGGGCGTGTAGTTAGCAGTGGTAGACGCGAAACCGTGTGATCTACCCATGGGCAGGGTGAAGCTGTAGTAACATACAGTGGAGGCCCGAACCGGTTGACGTTGAAAAGTCTTCGGATGACCTGTGGGTAGGGGTGAAAGGCCAATCAAACTCGGAAATAGCTCGTACTCCCCGAAATGCATTTAGGTGCAGCGTTAACTAAGTTTTATAGAGGTAGAGCTACTGATTGGATGCGGGGGCTTCATCGCCTACCAATTCCTGACAAACTCCGAATGCTATAAAATAGTGGTTAGCAGTGAGGGCATGGGTGCTAAGGTCCATGTCCGAGAGGGAAAGAACCCAGATCATCAGCTAAGGTCCCAAAATATATGTTAAGTTGAATAAACGAGGTTGTACTGCATAGACAGCTAGGATGTTGGCTTGGAAGCAGCCATTCATTTAAAGAGTGCGTAACAGCTCACTAGTCGAGCGGTACGGCATGGATAATAATCGGGCATAAACATATTACCGAAGCTATGAATTCGAAAGAGTGGTAGGGGAGCATTCTATTGACGTTGAAGATGATTCGTGAGAGTTGTTGGAGTTTATAGAAACGAAAATGTAGGCATAAGTAACGATAAAGGGAGCGAGAAACTCCCTCACCGAAAGACCAAGGTTTCCTCAGCTATGCTAATCAGCTGAGGGTTAGTCGGGTCCTAACGCGTACCCGAAGGGGGAAGTGGATGGACAACAGGTTAATATTCCTGTACCTGCTCACAATAAAAGTGACGGAGGTGTAAATCTAGTGCGTACTGACGGAATAGTACGTTGAATCAATTTTTAAGATTGAGATAGTACCATGAGGTTACGACTGATTGGATAATCTAGAGGAGCAACTTCCAAGAAAAACAAGTGAAGCAGCCCGTACCGCAAACCGACACAGGTGGTTGGGATGAGAATTCTAAGGTGCTCGAGTGATTCATGGCTAAGGAATTAGGCAAAATTGACCTGTAACTTCGGGAGAAAGGTCCCCTATATTTATATAGGGCGCAGTGAAAAGATCCAAGCGACTGTTTATCAAAAACACAGGGCTCTGCTAAATCGAAAGATGATGTATAGGGCCTGACACCTGCCCGGTGCCGGAAGGTTAAGAGGAGGGTTTAGCTTCGGCGAAGATCTCAATTGAAGCCCCGGTAAACGGCGGCCGTAACTATAACGGTCCTAAGGTAGCGAAATTCCTTGTCGGGTAAGTTCCGACCTGCACGAATGGTGTAACGATTTGGATACTGTCTCAGCCATGAGCTCGGTGAAATTGTAGTATCGGTGAAGATGCCGATTACCCGCTACGGGACGAAAAGACCCCGTGCACCTTTACTATAGCTTAGTATTGATTTTGGATAAGTAATGTGTAGGATAGGTGGGAGACATCGAAGTATTATCGCTAGGTAGTATGGAGTCATTGTTGAAATACCACCCTTTGCTTATTTGAAATCTAACCTTTCACAAGGGACATTGCTTGGTGGGTAGTTTGACTGGGGTGGTCGCCTCCAAAAGAGTAACGGAGGCTTCTAAAGGTACCCTCAGCACGCTTGGTAACCGTGCGTAGAGTGCAATGGCATAAGGGTGCTTGACTGAGAGACATACAGGTCGATCAGGTTGGAAACAAGAGCATAGTGATCCGGTGGTTCCGCATGGAAGGGCCATCGCTCAAAGGATAAAAGGTACGCCGGGGATAACAGGCTGATCTCCCCCAAGAGCTCACATCGACGGGGGGGTTTGGCACCTCGATGTCGGCTCGTCACATCCTGGGGCTGGAGAAGGTCCCAAGGGTTGGGCTGTTCGCCCATTAAAGTGGCACGCGAGCTGGGTTCAGAACGTCGTGAGACAGTTCGGTCTCTATCTGTAGTGGGCGCAAGAAATTTGAGTGAATCTGACTTTAGTACGAGAGGACCGAGTTGGACTGACCGCTGGTCTACCAGTTGTTCCGCCAGGAGCATTGCTGGGTAGCTACGTCGGGAAGGGATAAGCGCTGAAAGCATATAAGCGCGAAACCCATCACAAGATGAGATTTCTTTAAAGGGTCGTGGGAGACTACCACGTTGATAGGTCATAGGTGTAAAGGCAGTAATGTCATAGCCGAGTGATACTAATTACCCGTAAGCTTAGGTATTCATTCCTTTTTTTATTTACTTGTTTATATTTTCAATATGTCAACTTATACAGTTGATTTTATATCAGCTGAACCATTAAGGTGGTTATAGCGATGGGGCTCACCTCTTACCTTTCCGAACAGAGAAGTTAAGCCCATTTGCGCAGATGGTACTGCTATTTGTGGGAGAGTATGTCGCCGCCTTCTTTTAAACCCTTGTCCTAACGGATGAGGGTTTTTTTATGCCCTAAATCTACATCAAAAAAATACCTGGTATCTGGCCTTGTGCCAGGAACAGACTACCTAACTAAGGATAAAAGCCTTCGTAATCCTATAACCTTTAATGACCAGCGCCACTTCCTAGTACGCTTTGCTTAACCTATTTAGGCAAGTGGATAGCTAATCATATAGAGTAGGTCATGGGTATAATGCCTTTATGGTACCCGTGATCTGGATCAAAATACACATTACAGCTTCTGAAGACATAAAATACGAGTGATGTCCATGTCAACAAGAGATGACTATAGTTCCATTTAAAATATATGAGGTCCTAATAATTTTATAAAAGTTGTAGTACTCAAGTTTTATGTTGCCCAACTATACGGCTATAAGATTTGAGTGATAGTTCAGTATCTAAATTGATTATAAGGTTTGTAGCCATTACAACATACATTCAATAGTAAATCAGTATAGAAAGAAGCTAGAAAAAGATTCTTTTCAATAAATACGGTTTAAGGGGAAGCTTACAGGATGATGGGAATATTTAGGAGATGAAATGGTCCTTATATAATCGTTTAATAGTAATGATAGTAAGCAGACAAGCTGTTGTCTGATTTGGTTTGGAACTGGCGATTATTAAAGTTGTTTACTTTGGAGTATTAATGGAGTTCTTAAAAAGGAGGTGCTTATCTTAACCAATTCTTTAGATTACTTATTAGG of Nonlabens sp. Ci31 contains these proteins:
- a CDS encoding sigma-54-dependent transcriptional regulator, coding for MANILLIEDESAIRRVLGKILTEESKDYVVTEAVDGLEGIELIRDNDYDLVLCDIKMPKMDGVEVLEAMKKIKPEIPIVMISGHGDLDTAVHTMRLGAFDYISKPPDLNRLLNTVRNALDKKSLVVENKRLKKKVSKNYEMIGDSELILIIKNIIEKVAPTDARVLITGANGTGKELVAHWLHEKSDRSNGPFIEVNCAAIPSELIESELFGHVKGSFTGANKDRAGKFEAANGGTIFLDEIGDMSAKAQAKVLRALQENKIQRVGSDRDIKVDVRILAATNKNLKQEIEDKKFREDLYHRLAVILINVPTLNDRRDDIPLLINHFAAKIAKEQGNSTKKFEDKAFKLLKEYDWTGNIRELRNVVERLIILGGSQISEKDVKLFASK
- a CDS encoding MATE family efflux transporter yields the protein MALKDYTKEFPKNLHIAVPLMVGQIAHLLVALADNIMVGKLGAAQLAAVSLGNTLIFIALSVGIGFSFAITPLVAEADAQGDSDRVTSIFHLGFLMSFIMGVLLMLLMFLSEPILYMLDQPKEVVDLAIPYMRWVAFSLIPLMMFQAVKQFIDGLSKTTYSMIASIVANIINVLLNYVFIYGKFGFPRLEVEGAAIGTFVARILMFLILTVLLFFNKQFKSYFFLLKNYSFGVINKLFHLGLPTALQMLFEVSLFTAAIFLSGTLGTNSQAANQIALNLSALTFMVGVGLGVTATIRVGNQKGLGHISDLKRIAKSLFLLTLMFELVFAFCFLLFRNQLPLIYIDNIDVVELASKILIIAAFFQLSDGFQVVLLGALRGFQDVWIPTLICFIAYWIVGFPFSFILSSYYDFGVQGIWMGLLIALSLSAVLMFLRYRYLLRRFDAAAGKKIT
- a CDS encoding M20/M25/M40 family metallo-hydrolase, with product MNKIYIIGLLVLIGSAFAKAQVLPTSKSDSLMLRSIYDFNLTESKSYEWLDYLSNTIGGRLSGSLQAERAVTYTEKEIKKFTNRTELQSVLVPKWTRGTPEFAYIQLNDLSTINVNVCALGGSIPTREAGIKAPVIEVTSLQELSELGREQVEGKIVFYNRPMDPKKIQTFEAYGGCVDQRYSGAEEAGKYGAVAVIVRSMNLRLDDYPHTGAMSYGDSDVENYIPAAAISTNDAEKLHTYLALDKNVQFYLKQDCTVWGDVESHNVIGEIKGSTYPNEVIIVGGHLDSWDLGDGSHDDGAGVVQSMQVLHTLKALGYKPLRTIRVVLFMNEENGLKGAREYAKQAALKNENHIFALESDSGGFTPRGFSFDTSEDQMKVIESWKPLFKPYLIHYFEQGGSGADVGPLKASGTTLAGLRPDSQRYFDFHHAANDTFDAVNKRELELGAATMTSLIYLFDQYGIVNKRMD
- a CDS encoding polyphosphate kinase 2 family protein, producing MTSDDYKATEQLQLSKLATLLKKSPSKKKAEKELDKVRRDLAHFQARLYAHDRHAILVCFQGMDTSGKDSLIREVFKDFNVRGVVQHSFKVPTNIELSQGYLWRHYIALPSKGHFGIFNRTHYENVLVTRVHPDYLMAENLPGFDSPEKATEDFWQMRYQQINNFEKELVENGTFIFKFFLHLSKEEQKSRLLRRLNTPEKNWKFSKDDLKERKLWENYMHCYEQAIRHTNTDIAPWHIIPADDKPVARLLVAKILLETLSQFKEIQAPQLNDEVSGNINEYIKALENE